In Lysobacter lycopersici, a genomic segment contains:
- the oxyR gene encoding DNA-binding transcriptional regulator OxyR — protein MNLRDLKYLVALADHRHFGKAADASFVSQPTLSTQIKKLEEELGVALVERAPRKVMLTPVGREVVERARRIIAEVEQMSEVARRSRDPEAGTVRLGLFPTLGPYLLPHVVPRIRERFPQLELLLVEEKSDVLLQRLRDGALDAALLALPVHDDQLHAEFLFEEPFLLAVPESHPLAGHGPLALDDLSSQTLLLLEDGHCLRDQALDVCRTAGAGENGGFRATSLETLRQMVAANVGVTLLPSLAVKPPVAQSDAIRLLPFRDPQPSRRIAMLWRRSSAMSGFLMQLAAEFKRLPRELLAVDLPVPKKARASKAKRI, from the coding sequence GTGAACCTGCGCGACCTGAAATACCTCGTCGCGCTCGCCGACCACCGCCATTTCGGCAAGGCTGCCGACGCCAGTTTCGTCAGCCAGCCGACGCTGTCGACGCAAATCAAGAAACTGGAAGAAGAACTCGGCGTGGCGCTGGTCGAACGCGCGCCGCGCAAGGTGATGCTGACGCCGGTCGGGCGCGAAGTGGTCGAACGCGCGCGCCGGATCATCGCCGAGGTCGAGCAGATGTCCGAAGTCGCGCGCCGCAGCCGCGATCCCGAAGCCGGCACCGTGCGCCTCGGCCTGTTCCCCACGCTCGGGCCGTATTTGCTGCCCCACGTAGTGCCGCGCATCCGCGAGCGTTTCCCGCAACTGGAATTGCTGCTGGTCGAGGAAAAGAGCGACGTACTGCTGCAGCGACTGCGTGACGGCGCGCTCGATGCCGCGTTGCTCGCGCTGCCGGTCCACGACGACCAGTTGCACGCGGAATTCCTGTTCGAGGAACCCTTCCTGCTCGCGGTGCCGGAATCGCATCCGCTCGCGGGCCACGGCCCGCTCGCGCTCGACGACCTGTCGTCGCAGACCCTGCTGCTGCTCGAGGACGGGCATTGCCTGCGCGACCAGGCACTGGACGTCTGCCGCACGGCCGGCGCCGGCGAGAACGGCGGCTTCCGCGCCACCAGCCTGGAAACGCTGCGGCAGATGGTCGCGGCCAACGTCGGCGTGACCCTGCTGCCCTCGCTGGCGGTGAAGCCGCCGGTGGCGCAGTCCGATGCGATCCGCCTGCTGCCGTTCCGCGACCCGCAACCGAGCCGGCGCATCGCGATGCTCTGGCGCCGCAGTTCGGCGATGTCCGGGTTCCTCATGCAACTCGCCGCCGAGTTCAAGCGCCTGCCGCGGGAACTGCTCGCGGTCGACTTGCCGGTGCCGAAGAAAGCGCGTGCATCGAAGGCGAAGCGCATCTAG
- a CDS encoding VOC family protein encodes MDRSASPFAVQRIDHIVLRVRDLDRAEAFYRDLLGCEVVRRRDDLGLRHLRAGASMIDLVSVDGKLGSRGGAAAGKEARNVDHLCLRIEPFDEAAIVAHLAAHGLAPHGPASNNFGAEGDGPSLYFDDPDGNTIELKGPST; translated from the coding sequence ATGGACCGGTCTGCATCGCCGTTCGCGGTCCAGCGCATCGACCACATCGTGCTGCGCGTGCGCGACCTCGATCGCGCCGAAGCGTTCTACCGCGACCTGCTCGGCTGCGAAGTCGTGCGTCGGCGCGACGACCTCGGCCTGCGCCACCTGCGCGCGGGCGCATCGATGATCGACCTGGTGTCGGTGGACGGGAAACTCGGATCGCGTGGCGGCGCAGCCGCAGGCAAGGAAGCGCGCAACGTCGACCACCTGTGCCTGCGCATCGAACCCTTCGACGAAGCCGCGATCGTCGCCCACCTCGCCGCGCACGGACTCGCGCCGCACGGCCCGGCCTCGAACAACTTCGGCGCCGAAGGCGATGGCCCTTCGCTGTACTTCGACGACCCCGATGGCAACACCATCGAGCTCAAGGGCCCGTCGACGTGA